One genomic window of Streptomyces sp. NBC_01498 includes the following:
- a CDS encoding SAM-dependent methyltransferase, translating into MESALYGPEGFYRRPEGPAGHFRTSVHASPLFASAVARLLVATAEALGTDEIDLVDVGAGRGELLTGVLAAVPEGLAVRPYAVERAARPPGLDPRVEWCGSPPAGTRGLLFANEWLDNVPVDVAEAGPDGTVRYVLVGPDGAERPGAPVGGPDALWLERWWPLAEPGARAEIGRPRDEAWAGAVATLDRGLAVAVDYAHVRAGRPLFGTLTGFRDGREVRPVPDGRCDLTAHVALDACAAAGGPAHSSFVLSQREALHRLGVSGDRPPLSLATTDPTSYIRALAAAGEAAELTARGGLGDFGWLMRPVGTALRDWTA; encoded by the coding sequence ATGGAGAGCGCGCTGTACGGCCCTGAGGGCTTCTACCGGCGTCCTGAGGGCCCCGCCGGGCACTTCCGTACCTCCGTCCACGCCTCCCCGCTGTTCGCGTCGGCCGTCGCACGGCTGCTGGTGGCGACCGCCGAGGCGCTGGGCACCGACGAGATCGACCTGGTCGACGTCGGCGCGGGGCGCGGCGAACTGCTGACGGGAGTGCTGGCGGCCGTACCGGAAGGGCTGGCCGTACGGCCGTACGCCGTCGAACGCGCCGCGCGCCCGCCCGGACTCGACCCGCGTGTCGAGTGGTGCGGGAGCCCGCCGGCCGGGACGCGCGGGCTGCTGTTCGCCAACGAGTGGCTGGACAACGTGCCGGTGGACGTCGCCGAGGCCGGGCCGGACGGGACCGTACGGTACGTCCTGGTCGGCCCGGACGGCGCGGAACGGCCCGGCGCCCCGGTCGGGGGCCCGGACGCCTTGTGGCTGGAGCGCTGGTGGCCGCTGGCGGAGCCGGGCGCGCGGGCCGAGATCGGCCGCCCCCGCGACGAGGCGTGGGCCGGCGCCGTCGCGACGCTGGACCGGGGGCTGGCCGTGGCCGTCGACTACGCCCATGTGCGCGCCGGCCGGCCGCTGTTCGGGACGCTGACCGGCTTCCGGGACGGCCGGGAGGTACGGCCGGTGCCGGACGGCCGGTGCGACCTCACCGCGCATGTGGCGCTGGACGCGTGCGCGGCGGCGGGCGGGCCCGCGCACTCCTCCTTCGTACTGAGCCAGCGTGAGGCCCTGCACAGGCTCGGCGTCAGCGGCGACCGGCCGCCGCTCTCCCTCGCCACCACCGACCCCACCTCCTACATACGCGCGCTCGCCGCCGCCGGCGAGGCCGCCGAACTCACCGCCCGAGGGGGCCTCGGGGACTTCGGCTGGCTGATGCGGCCCGTGGGAACGGCTCTGAGAGACTGGACCGCATGA
- a CDS encoding ABC transporter substrate-binding protein, which yields MSKTSRMAGAVLGLVALTGSLAACGGDSLESEGGSDKGSGAEKKGSLVVGAAAFTESKVLAELYAQILGDGGYDASVTTVKNRELYEPSLEKGEIDVVPEYAATLTEFLNAKVNGADEAVKKPLASSDADATVAALTELAEPLGLKVLPAGKAVDQNAFAVTKEFAEKNSLKTLSDLGESKLKVKIAAGDECEVRPFCAPGLKETYGIDVTGIDPQGVGTPQAKQAVKDGKDQLVLTTTTDGTLDSFDLVVLEDDKKLQNADNVVPVLNAKDAGAPEIAELLGKLTDTLTTEDLAALNLKVDAERAKPADVAKEYLESKGLIGE from the coding sequence ATGAGCAAGACCTCGCGCATGGCGGGTGCGGTACTCGGCCTCGTCGCCCTGACCGGGTCGCTCGCCGCGTGCGGCGGCGACAGCCTGGAGAGCGAAGGCGGTTCCGACAAGGGCTCGGGCGCCGAGAAGAAGGGCTCCCTCGTCGTCGGAGCGGCGGCCTTCACCGAGTCCAAGGTGCTCGCCGAGCTCTACGCGCAGATACTCGGTGACGGCGGTTACGACGCCTCCGTCACGACGGTGAAGAACCGCGAGCTGTACGAGCCGTCGCTGGAGAAGGGCGAGATCGACGTCGTCCCCGAATACGCGGCGACACTCACCGAATTCCTCAACGCCAAGGTGAACGGCGCGGACGAGGCCGTGAAGAAGCCGCTCGCCTCCAGCGACGCGGACGCCACGGTCGCGGCCCTCACGGAGCTGGCCGAACCGCTCGGACTGAAGGTCCTCCCGGCCGGCAAGGCGGTCGACCAGAACGCCTTCGCCGTGACCAAGGAATTCGCCGAGAAGAACAGCCTCAAGACCCTTTCCGATCTCGGTGAGTCGAAGCTCAAGGTGAAGATCGCCGCGGGCGACGAGTGCGAGGTACGGCCTTTCTGCGCGCCCGGTCTGAAGGAGACGTACGGAATCGACGTCACCGGAATCGACCCGCAGGGTGTGGGTACTCCGCAGGCCAAGCAGGCGGTGAAGGACGGCAAGGACCAACTGGTGCTCACCACCACCACCGACGGCACACTCGACAGTTTCGATCTGGTGGTCCTGGAGGACGACAAGAAGCTCCAGAACGCGGACAACGTGGTGCCGGTACTCAATGCCAAGGACGCGGGTGCCCCTGAGATAGCGGAGCTTCTCGGCAAGCTCACCGACACGCTCACCACCGAGGATCTCGCGGCGCTCAACCTGAAGGTCGACGCGGAGCGCGCGAAGCCCGCGGATGTCGCCAAGGAGTATCTGGAGTCGAAAGGACTGATCGGCGAGTAG
- a CDS encoding Rossmann-like and DUF2520 domain-containing protein, translated as MNASAVPTDPRDPRDRPARLTVGVVGAGRVGPALAASLQLAGHRPVAASGVSDASVRRAATLLPDVPLMTPADVLARAELVLLTVPDDALPGLVEGLAETGAVRPGQLLVHTSGRYGTKVLAPALRAGALPLALHPAMTFTGTSVDVQRLAGCSFGVTAPDELRLAAEALVIEMGGEPEWIQEDARPLYHAALALGANNLVTLVAQSMEILGKAGVTAPDRMLGPLLGAALDNALRSGDAALTGPVARGDAGTVAAHVAVLREHAPATVPGYLAMARTTADRALARGLLKPALAEDLLVVLADADHHGGSDR; from the coding sequence GTGAACGCATCAGCAGTCCCCACCGATCCCCGTGACCCGAGGGACCGGCCCGCCCGGCTCACGGTCGGCGTGGTCGGAGCCGGTCGCGTCGGACCGGCGCTGGCCGCCTCCCTCCAGCTGGCGGGCCACCGCCCGGTCGCCGCGTCGGGCGTCTCCGACGCCTCCGTAAGGAGAGCGGCGACCCTGCTGCCGGACGTGCCCCTCATGACGCCCGCCGATGTGCTCGCCCGTGCCGAACTGGTGCTGCTGACCGTCCCGGACGACGCGCTGCCCGGTCTGGTCGAGGGGCTCGCCGAGACCGGCGCCGTCCGGCCGGGGCAACTGCTGGTCCACACGTCCGGGCGGTACGGCACGAAGGTGCTGGCGCCCGCCCTGCGCGCGGGCGCGCTGCCCCTCGCGCTGCACCCCGCGATGACGTTCACCGGCACCTCCGTGGACGTCCAGCGGCTGGCCGGCTGCTCCTTCGGGGTCACCGCGCCCGACGAACTGCGGCTGGCCGCCGAGGCGTTGGTGATCGAGATGGGCGGCGAACCCGAATGGATCCAGGAGGACGCCCGCCCGCTGTACCACGCGGCCCTCGCCCTCGGCGCGAACAACCTGGTCACCCTGGTCGCCCAGTCGATGGAGATTCTCGGCAAGGCGGGCGTCACCGCCCCGGACCGGATGCTCGGCCCGCTCCTCGGCGCCGCCCTCGACAACGCACTGCGCTCCGGCGACGCCGCGCTCACCGGCCCGGTGGCGCGCGGCGACGCGGGCACGGTCGCCGCGCACGTCGCCGTGCTGCGCGAGCACGCGCCCGCCACCGTCCCCGGCTATCTGGCGATGGCCCGCACGACGGCCGACCGGGCGCTCGCCCGGGGACTGCTCAAACCGGCCCTGGCCGAGGACCTGCTGGTCGTCCTCGCCGACGCCGACCACCACGGGGGAAGCGACCGATGA
- a CDS encoding L-aspartate oxidase yields the protein MTAESAREPGTGLPAGIQLSAPVPGWALDADVVVVGSGVAGLTAALRCTAAGLSTVVVTKARLDDGSTRWAQGGIAAALGEGDTPEQHLSDTLVAGAGLCDEEAVRTLVTEGPDAVRRLIGTGARFDTSAAGDLQLTREGGHHRRRIAHAGGDATGAEISRALVDAVRDASLRTIENALVLDLLTDEHGRTSGVTLHVMGEGQHDGVGAVRAPAVVLATGGMGQVFSATTNPAVSTGDGVALALRAGAEVSDLEFVQFHPTVLFLGTGAEGQQPLVSEAVRGEGAHLVDAGGVRFMLDQHELAELAPRDIVAKGIMRRMREQGADHMYLDARHFGDRMWATRFPTILASCRAHGIDPVTEPIPVAPAAHYASGGVVTDLRGRTTVPGLYACGEVACTGVHGANRLASNSLLEGLVFAERIAADIAAVAAAPRPAPAAPPAAPVAGRTGSAARLPLIAPEARLTIQRIMSEGAGVLRSAASLGAAAEALEAVFQDAPRPTDPAGPGKPAQPGVESWETSNLLCVARVLVAAALERRETRGCHWREDFPERDDTDWRRHLVVRLGAGRALELTRTDTPEFHAADRSDRAGRSESAESAGRAGSADPVSPVQPVHLSVPREPSP from the coding sequence GTGACCGCCGAGTCCGCACGGGAGCCGGGGACCGGTCTGCCGGCCGGCATACAGCTCAGCGCGCCCGTGCCCGGCTGGGCCCTGGACGCCGACGTCGTCGTGGTCGGCTCCGGTGTCGCCGGGCTCACCGCGGCGCTGCGCTGCACGGCGGCCGGGCTCAGCACGGTCGTCGTCACCAAGGCCCGCCTCGACGACGGGTCCACCCGCTGGGCGCAGGGCGGCATCGCGGCGGCCCTCGGCGAGGGGGACACCCCCGAGCAGCACCTGAGCGACACCCTCGTGGCGGGCGCGGGCCTCTGTGACGAGGAGGCCGTACGCACCCTGGTCACCGAGGGGCCCGACGCCGTACGAAGGCTGATCGGGACCGGCGCGCGGTTCGACACCTCGGCCGCGGGCGACCTCCAGCTGACCCGCGAGGGCGGCCACCACCGCCGCCGTATCGCGCACGCGGGGGGCGACGCGACCGGCGCGGAGATCTCCCGCGCCCTGGTCGACGCGGTCCGGGACGCCTCCCTCCGTACGATCGAGAACGCGCTGGTCCTCGACCTCCTTACGGACGAGCACGGCCGCACCTCCGGCGTCACCCTCCATGTGATGGGCGAGGGCCAGCACGACGGGGTCGGCGCCGTCCGCGCCCCCGCCGTCGTCCTGGCCACCGGCGGCATGGGCCAGGTCTTCTCCGCGACGACCAACCCCGCCGTCTCCACCGGGGACGGCGTGGCCCTCGCCCTGCGGGCCGGGGCCGAGGTCTCCGACCTCGAATTCGTCCAGTTCCACCCGACGGTGCTGTTCCTCGGCACCGGGGCGGAGGGCCAGCAGCCGCTGGTGTCGGAGGCGGTACGCGGCGAGGGCGCCCATCTCGTGGACGCCGGCGGTGTCCGCTTCATGCTCGACCAGCACGAACTCGCCGAGCTCGCGCCCCGCGACATCGTCGCCAAGGGGATCATGCGGCGGATGCGTGAACAGGGCGCCGACCACATGTACCTGGACGCCCGGCACTTCGGCGACCGGATGTGGGCCACCCGCTTTCCCACGATCCTCGCCTCCTGCCGGGCGCACGGCATCGACCCGGTGACCGAGCCGATCCCGGTGGCCCCCGCCGCGCACTACGCCTCCGGCGGTGTCGTCACCGACCTGCGCGGGCGCACGACCGTGCCGGGCCTGTACGCCTGCGGTGAGGTCGCCTGCACCGGCGTGCACGGCGCGAACCGGCTGGCGTCGAACTCGCTCCTCGAAGGGCTGGTGTTCGCCGAGCGCATCGCGGCGGACATCGCCGCCGTCGCTGCGGCGCCCCGCCCGGCCCCGGCAGCACCGCCCGCCGCCCCGGTCGCCGGACGGACCGGGTCCGCCGCCCGCCTCCCGCTGATCGCCCCCGAGGCCCGCCTCACGATCCAGCGGATCATGTCGGAGGGCGCCGGCGTCCTGCGGTCCGCGGCGAGCCTGGGCGCCGCCGCCGAGGCCCTGGAGGCCGTCTTCCAGGACGCCCCGCGCCCCACCGACCCGGCGGGCCCCGGCAAACCGGCCCAGCCCGGCGTCGAGTCGTGGGAGACCTCCAACCTCCTGTGCGTCGCCCGCGTCCTCGTGGCCGCCGCCCTGGAGCGCCGGGAGACCCGCGGCTGCCACTGGCGCGAGGACTTCCCCGAGCGGGACGACACCGACTGGCGCCGCCACCTCGTCGTACGCCTCGGCGCGGGCCGCGCGCTGGAGCTGACCCGGACCGACACCCCGGAGTTCCACGCCGCCGACCGCTCGGACCGCGCAGGCCGCTCGGAGTCGGCCGAGTCCGCCGGGCGTGCCGGGTCCGCGGACCCCGTAAGCCCCGTACAGCCCGTACATCTCTCAGTCCCCAGGGAGCCCTCACCGTGA
- the panC gene encoding pantoate--beta-alanine ligase translates to MSLEPASTRAELDALREHSPPGARTAVVMTMGALHEGHAALVRAARAHVGPTGLVVATVFVNPLQFGAGEDLDRYPRTLEADLRIARSAGADAVFAPSVDEVYPGGAPQVRISAGPSGERLEGAVRPGHFDGMLTVVAKLLHLTRPDAAFYGQKDAQQLALIRRMARDLNFPVEIVGVPTVREPDGLALSSRNRYLSAPERRTALALSRALFAARDRLGAQHALRARAASAPTSRARAAALSALGEARAAADSHAVAHAASRTPPTRGPGAHAVRSAARVVLDQAVRDSASFTLDYLALVDPADFTEVPDDHTGEAILAVAARVGTTRLIDNIPLTFGAAQ, encoded by the coding sequence ATGAGCCTCGAACCGGCCTCCACGCGCGCGGAGCTGGACGCCCTGCGGGAGCACAGCCCGCCGGGCGCCCGCACCGCCGTCGTCATGACGATGGGCGCCCTCCACGAGGGGCACGCCGCGCTCGTACGCGCGGCGCGCGCGCACGTAGGCCCCACCGGCCTCGTCGTGGCCACCGTCTTCGTGAACCCGCTCCAGTTCGGCGCCGGCGAAGACCTCGACCGCTACCCCCGGACCCTGGAGGCGGACCTGCGGATTGCCCGATCGGCGGGCGCCGACGCCGTGTTCGCGCCGTCCGTCGACGAGGTGTACCCGGGCGGCGCCCCCCAGGTACGGATCTCCGCCGGACCGAGCGGCGAGCGCCTCGAAGGCGCCGTACGCCCCGGGCACTTCGACGGCATGCTCACCGTCGTGGCGAAACTCCTCCACCTCACCCGCCCCGACGCCGCCTTCTACGGACAGAAGGACGCCCAGCAGCTCGCGCTGATCCGGCGCATGGCCCGCGACCTGAACTTCCCGGTCGAGATCGTCGGCGTGCCGACCGTCCGGGAGCCCGACGGCCTCGCCCTCTCCAGCCGCAACCGCTACCTCTCCGCCCCCGAGCGCCGGACGGCGCTCGCCCTCTCCCGGGCCCTGTTCGCCGCCCGCGACCGGCTCGGCGCCCAGCACGCGCTGCGCGCCCGCGCGGCGTCCGCACCCACCTCCAGGGCCCGTGCGGCGGCCCTCTCCGCGCTCGGCGAGGCCCGTGCCGCCGCCGACAGCCACGCCGTGGCCCACGCGGCGTCCCGTACGCCGCCGACGCGGGGGCCCGGCGCGCACGCCGTACGGTCGGCCGCCCGCGTCGTCCTCGACCAGGCGGTCCGGGACAGCGCCTCCTTCACGCTCGACTACCTCGCCCTCGTGGACCCCGCCGACTTCACCGAGGTCCCGGACGACCACACCGGTGAGGCGATCCTCGCCGTGGCCGCGCGGGTCGGCACGACACGGCTGATCGACAACATCCCCCTGACCTTCGGAGCCGCCCAGTGA
- a CDS encoding sensor histidine kinase: MQRLYDFLRGHPTGVDSFWAVVLLAFSMLWVMVGSEINTEPNPVAVVVVLLLSLAVALRRRAPERMLLLVVGLGVVQLLTDVRPNPGNFAMLALIYTVAARGGPRWAVQLGLIGGLAAAPLAHVRWPTPEASASGQVFLTVVLTVPFVLAWVLGDSIRTRRAYFAQLEERASRLEKEREAQAKVAVAAERARIARELHDVVAHNVSVMVVQADGAAYVLDTAPDQAKQALETISATGRQALAEMRRLLGVLRTGDVKEGGEYVPQPDVQQIEHLVEQVRSAGLAVDFKVEGTPRSLPSGVELTAYRIVQEALTNSRKHGGPDVGASVRLVYFDDGLGLLVEDDGRGAGHELYVDGGADGRGHGLIGMRERVGMVGGTLDAGPRPGGGFRISALLPLKPAH, from the coding sequence GTGCAGCGTCTCTACGATTTTCTCCGCGGACACCCGACGGGCGTCGACAGCTTCTGGGCTGTGGTGCTCCTCGCGTTCTCCATGCTGTGGGTCATGGTGGGGTCGGAGATCAACACCGAGCCGAACCCCGTGGCCGTGGTCGTCGTCCTGCTGCTGTCACTGGCGGTCGCGCTCCGGCGCCGGGCCCCGGAACGGATGCTGCTGCTCGTGGTCGGGCTGGGCGTGGTCCAGCTCCTGACCGACGTACGGCCCAACCCGGGCAACTTCGCCATGCTGGCGCTCATCTACACCGTCGCCGCCCGGGGCGGCCCGCGCTGGGCCGTACAACTCGGCCTGATCGGCGGCCTGGCCGCCGCGCCCCTGGCGCACGTGCGCTGGCCCACGCCCGAGGCCAGTGCGAGCGGACAGGTCTTCCTGACGGTCGTGCTGACCGTGCCGTTCGTGCTCGCCTGGGTGCTCGGCGACTCCATCCGTACCCGCCGCGCCTACTTCGCCCAGCTGGAGGAGCGCGCGTCCCGGCTGGAGAAGGAGCGAGAGGCGCAGGCCAAGGTGGCCGTCGCCGCCGAACGGGCGCGCATCGCCCGCGAGTTGCACGATGTCGTCGCGCACAACGTGTCGGTGATGGTCGTCCAGGCCGACGGCGCCGCCTATGTCCTGGACACCGCGCCCGACCAGGCCAAACAGGCCCTGGAGACCATCTCGGCGACCGGACGGCAGGCGCTGGCGGAGATGCGCCGACTGCTCGGGGTGCTGCGGACCGGGGACGTCAAGGAGGGCGGCGAGTACGTGCCGCAGCCCGACGTCCAGCAGATAGAGCACCTGGTCGAGCAGGTGCGGTCGGCGGGGCTGGCCGTGGACTTCAAGGTCGAGGGCACCCCCCGGTCACTGCCGAGCGGGGTGGAGCTCACCGCGTACCGGATCGTGCAGGAAGCCCTGACGAACAGCCGCAAGCACGGCGGACCCGACGTGGGGGCCAGCGTGCGGCTGGTCTACTTCGACGACGGTCTCGGCCTCCTTGTGGAGGACGACGGGCGCGGCGCGGGCCACGAGCTCTACGTGGACGGCGGCGCGGACGGCCGGGGGCACGGCCTCATCGGGATGCGGGAGCGTGTCGGCATGGTCGGCGGCACACTCGACGCGGGGCCGAGGCCCGGGGGCGGCTTCCGGATCAGCGCGCTGCTGCCGCTGAAACCCGCGCACTGA
- a CDS encoding threonine aldolase family protein, which translates to MEDTKEQEERHRRLTALRAADRTLWRSRADRPVGEALAALAADASSVHDPDDWADTYGNGVVAELESRVASLLGFPAAAFFPTGTMAQQVALRCWAGRTGNATVALHPLAHPEVHEGGALSAVSGLRTIHPTSAPRLPTAEEIHATDEPFGTLMLELPLRDAGFVLPSWDELVAVVAAARERDAVVHFDGARLWECVTHFGRPLEEIAGLADSVYVSFYKSLGGLSGAMLAGPSAMVGEARAWRHRYGGQVFQQYPAAVSALLGLERELPRLPSYVAHARVVADALAEGFAEAGTGAGAGDGGGTGSGPVAPWFRVHPRRPHTHQFRVWLPYDAEVLSKAAVRQAEETGVALFRRWFDAGSRPPGMAVTEVTVGSEGLEWTADDVRRAVREFMARVRAADGPTDAATPEGPADRDASGPGDRGVE; encoded by the coding sequence ATGGAAGACACGAAGGAGCAGGAAGAACGGCACCGGCGGCTGACCGCCCTGCGGGCGGCCGACCGCACACTGTGGCGGAGCCGCGCCGACCGCCCCGTGGGGGAGGCGCTGGCGGCCCTGGCGGCGGACGCGTCGTCCGTCCACGACCCGGACGACTGGGCGGACACCTACGGGAACGGGGTGGTCGCCGAGCTGGAGAGCCGGGTGGCCTCGCTGCTCGGTTTCCCGGCCGCCGCGTTCTTCCCGACCGGGACCATGGCGCAGCAGGTGGCGCTGCGGTGCTGGGCGGGACGGACCGGGAACGCGACCGTGGCCCTGCATCCGCTGGCCCACCCGGAGGTGCACGAGGGCGGTGCCCTGTCGGCCGTGAGCGGTCTGCGGACGATCCACCCGACCTCCGCGCCCCGGCTGCCGACGGCGGAGGAGATCCACGCGACGGACGAGCCGTTCGGGACGCTGATGCTGGAACTGCCGCTGCGCGACGCGGGGTTCGTGCTGCCGTCCTGGGACGAGCTGGTCGCGGTGGTGGCGGCGGCGCGCGAGCGTGACGCGGTGGTGCACTTCGACGGGGCGCGGCTGTGGGAGTGCGTGACGCACTTCGGCAGACCGCTGGAGGAGATCGCGGGGCTCGCGGACAGCGTGTACGTGTCCTTCTACAAATCGCTGGGGGGGCTGTCCGGGGCGATGCTCGCGGGGCCGTCGGCGATGGTCGGGGAGGCGCGTGCGTGGCGGCATCGGTACGGAGGGCAGGTCTTCCAGCAGTATCCGGCGGCGGTGTCGGCCCTGCTGGGGCTGGAGCGGGAGCTGCCCCGGCTGCCGTCGTACGTCGCCCACGCGCGCGTGGTCGCGGACGCGCTGGCGGAGGGGTTCGCGGAAGCCGGTACGGGTGCGGGTGCGGGGGACGGTGGCGGAACGGGCTCCGGGCCCGTCGCACCGTGGTTCCGGGTGCATCCCCGGCGGCCCCACACGCACCAGTTCCGGGTGTGGCTCCCGTACGACGCGGAGGTGCTGAGCAAGGCGGCGGTGCGGCAGGCCGAGGAGACCGGGGTGGCGCTCTTCCGCCGCTGGTTCGACGCGGGCTCCCGCCCGCCGGGCATGGCGGTGACCGAGGTGACGGTGGGGTCGGAAGGGCTGGAGTGGACGGCGGACGATGTCCGGCGGGCCGTACGGGAGTTCATGGCCCGGGTGCGGGCGGCGGACGGGCCCACGGATGCCGCGACCCCCGAGGGCCCTGCGGATCGGGACGCGTCCGGTCCCGGGGACCGGGGTGTCGAGTGA
- a CDS encoding response regulator transcription factor, giving the protein MSIRVMLVDDQMLLRTGFRMVLAAQPDMEVVAEAGDGAEAIENLRSTAVDVVLMDVRMPRLDGVEATRRICAAPDAPKVLILTTFDLDEYAFSGLKAGASGFMLKDVPPSELLTAIRAVHSGDAVVAPSTTRRLLDRFSAMLPSGKGTPASGALERLTSREREVMLLVAQGLSNGEIAARLVLSEATVKTHVGRILTKLALRDRVQVVVLAYESGLVRAGGGAF; this is encoded by the coding sequence ATGTCGATCCGCGTCATGCTCGTGGACGATCAGATGCTGCTCCGCACCGGTTTTCGCATGGTGCTGGCGGCCCAGCCGGACATGGAGGTCGTCGCGGAGGCGGGCGACGGCGCGGAGGCGATCGAGAATCTGCGCTCCACCGCCGTGGACGTCGTCCTCATGGACGTACGCATGCCCCGGCTGGACGGCGTCGAGGCGACCCGCCGCATCTGCGCGGCGCCCGACGCGCCCAAGGTGCTGATACTGACGACGTTCGACCTCGACGAGTACGCCTTCTCCGGGCTCAAGGCGGGCGCCAGCGGCTTCATGCTCAAGGACGTGCCGCCGTCCGAACTGCTGACCGCGATCCGCGCCGTGCACAGCGGCGACGCGGTCGTCGCGCCGTCCACGACGCGACGGCTTCTCGACCGCTTCTCGGCCATGCTGCCGAGCGGCAAGGGGACCCCGGCCTCCGGCGCGCTGGAGCGGCTGACCAGCCGCGAGCGCGAGGTCATGCTGCTGGTCGCCCAGGGCCTGTCCAACGGCGAGATCGCCGCCCGGCTGGTGCTCTCCGAGGCGACCGTGAAGACGCACGTCGGCCGCATCCTCACCAAACTGGCGCTGCGCGACCGGGTACAGGTCGTGGTACTCGCGTACGAGTCGGGTCTGGTACGCGCCGGGGGCGGCGCCTTCTGA
- a CDS encoding NADH-quinone oxidoreductase subunit D, whose translation MTETTRTTVGIGGAAESTDMVLNIGPQHPSTHGVLRLRLVLDGEVIRHAEPVIGYMHRGAEKLFEARDYRQIVMLANRHDWLSAFSNELGVVMAVERMLGMEVPPRAVWTRTLLAELNRMLNHLMFLGSYPLELGGITPVFHAFREREELQAVMEEVSGGRMHFMFNRVGGLKEDLPAGWPGRARQAVAAVRSRMDVYDRLVLGNEIFRGRTRGVGVLSANTVHAYGVSGPIARASGVDFDLRRDEPYLAYGELQDTLSVVTRQEGDCLARFECLLEQTHNSLDLADACLDRIADLPPGPINQRLPKVLKAPEGHTYAWTENPLGINGYYLVSKGEKTPYRLKLRSASFNNIQALTELLPGTLVADMVAILGSLFFVVGDIDK comes from the coding sequence ATGACGGAGACCACCCGCACGACGGTCGGCATCGGCGGCGCGGCCGAGAGCACGGACATGGTGCTCAACATCGGGCCCCAGCACCCCTCCACGCACGGTGTCCTCCGACTGCGGCTGGTGCTCGACGGCGAGGTGATCCGGCACGCCGAGCCCGTCATCGGGTATATGCACCGGGGCGCCGAGAAGCTGTTCGAGGCGCGCGACTACCGGCAGATCGTGATGCTCGCCAACCGCCACGACTGGCTGTCGGCGTTCTCCAACGAACTCGGCGTCGTGATGGCCGTCGAGCGCATGCTCGGTATGGAGGTGCCGCCGCGCGCCGTCTGGACCCGGACGCTGCTCGCCGAGCTGAACCGGATGCTCAATCATCTGATGTTCCTCGGCTCCTACCCCCTCGAACTGGGCGGGATCACACCGGTGTTCCACGCGTTCCGGGAGCGCGAGGAGCTTCAGGCCGTGATGGAGGAGGTCTCCGGCGGCCGGATGCACTTCATGTTCAACCGCGTCGGCGGTCTCAAGGAGGACCTGCCCGCAGGGTGGCCGGGGCGGGCCAGGCAGGCGGTCGCCGCGGTCCGTTCGCGGATGGACGTGTACGACAGGCTGGTCCTCGGCAACGAGATCTTCCGGGGCCGGACCCGGGGCGTGGGTGTCCTGTCGGCGAACACCGTGCACGCGTACGGGGTTTCGGGACCCATCGCGCGGGCCTCGGGCGTCGACTTCGACCTGCGCCGCGACGAGCCGTATCTCGCGTACGGCGAACTCCAGGACACGCTCTCCGTCGTCACCCGCCAGGAGGGCGACTGTCTGGCCCGCTTCGAGTGCCTGCTGGAACAGACGCACAACTCCCTCGACCTCGCGGACGCGTGCCTGGACCGGATCGCCGACCTGCCACCGGGCCCGATCAACCAGCGGCTGCCGAAGGTCCTCAAGGCGCCGGAGGGTCACACGTACGCCTGGACGGAGAACCCGCTCGGCATCAACGGCTACTACCTGGTGTCGAAGGGCGAGAAGACGCCGTACCGGCTGAAGCTGCGCTCGGCGTCGTTCAACAACATCCAGGCCCTGACCGAACTCCTGCCGGGCACGCTGGTCGCGGACATGGTGGCGATCCTCGGATCGCTCTTCTTCGTCGTCGGCGACATCGACAAGTAG